In Silene latifolia isolate original U9 population chromosome X, ASM4854445v1, whole genome shotgun sequence, the following proteins share a genomic window:
- the LOC141622450 gene encoding auxin response factor 16-like, with product MINVMNPIKEVESNLDPQLWHACAGGMVQMPAVNSKVLYFPQGHLEHGQVNITDLKNYPNLPALIPCRVNNIKFLADQKTDDVFAKITLIPFRGNDAEFSDDGFTEGNIGNDQITENCDNNKPASFAKTLTQSDANNGGGFSVPRYCAETIFPRLDYTANPPVQTIYAKDVHGVTWKFRHIYRGTPRRHLLTTGWSNFVNQKKLVAGDSIVFLRGENGELYVGIRRPKGGIGGGSDCLSGWNNASCGVSSYGGFFRNDEANKMVRNFNGLGSKVARIKGETVLEAFNLAAKGKPFEVVYYPRSSTPEFFIKASVVKAAMQVQWCAGMRFKMPFETEDSSRISWFMGTVSSVQVTDPVRWPSSPWRLLQVAWDEPELLQNVKRVNPWLVELVANMQPMYMSPISPPRKKLRLPQAPDFPFTDQFPIPSFPNSTLGPCRTVFGLPNTVPASIIQGARHSQFGNFMLDLHLNKVNSNSNSNSNPNPNQFSAGNFLEKSHQIRENQPSFLTMATSEENVTKNSTSTKVPFMLFGKPILTEKQMSETSGDSTRSTLSETNIEKMGVLSDSSSEVGFTGHEDHHGTKLGLTIGPCNNVMDSEEFGRSLSLSALGSYEEFYKKLKQHVWHGKVRETEQCAL from the exons ATGATTAATGTGATGAACCCAATTAAAGAAGTGGAAAGTAATTTGGATCCTCAACTATGGCATGCTTGTGCAGGAGGTATGGTTCAAATGCCTGCAGTAAATTCCAAAGTTTTATACTTTCCACAAGGTCATTTAGAACATGGTCAAGTAAATATTACTGATCTAAAAAATTACCCCAATTTACCTGCCCTTATCCCATGTAGAGTTAATAATATTAAGTTTTTAGCTGATCAGAAAACTGATGATGTTTTTGCCAAGATTACATTAATACCCTTTAGAGGAAATGATGCTGAATTTTCTGATGATGGTTTTACTGAGGGTAATATTGGAAATGATCAGATTACTGAAAATTGTGATAATAATAAACCTGCATCATTTGCAAAGACATTAACTCAATCTGATGCAAATAATGGAGGTGGATTTTCGGTACCGCGGTATTGTGCTGAAACTATTTTTCCTAGATTAGATTATACTGCTAATCCACCAGTACAGACAATATATGCTAAGGATGTTCATGGTGTTACATGGAAATTTAGGCATATTTATAGAGGGACGCCGAGACGACATCTGTTAACTACTGGTTGGAGTAATTTTGTTAATCAGAAAAAACTGGTTGCTGGGGATTCAATTGTTTTTCTTAGGGGGGAAAATGGGGAGTTGTATGTCGGGATTCGTCGTCCTAAAGGTGGGATTGGTGGTGGGAGTGATTGTCTTTCTGGTTGGAATAATGCGAGTTGTGGTGTCTCGTCTTATGGCGGGTTTTTTAGAAATGATGAGGCTAATAAGATGGTTAGGAATTTTAACGGGTTGGGATCGAAAGTAGCGAGAATTAAGGGAGAAACCGTGCTTGAGGCGTTTAATTTGGCCGCTAAAGGGAAACCGTTTGAGGTTGTGTATTATCCGAGATCAAGTACACCTGAGTTCTTTATCAAGGCCTCGGTAGTTAAGGCTGCGATGCAGGTTCAATGGTGTGCTGGAATGAGATTCAAGATGCCTTTCGAGACTGAGGATTCGTCCCGTATTAGTTGGTTTATGGGGACTGTATCCTCTGTTCAGGTTACTGATCCTGTTCGTTGGCCGAGCTCCCCTTGGAGGCTTCTTCAG GTTGCGTGGGACGAGCCAGAGTTGCTGCAAAACGTAAAGCGAGTAAATCCGTGGTTGGTTGAATTGGTGGCGAACATGCAACCAATGTATATGTCCCCAATTTCGCCACCAAGGAAAAAACTCAGGCTTCCGCAAGCCCCGGATTTCCCATTCACAGACCAATTTCCTATACCGTCGTTTCCAAATAGCACCCTCGGCCCTTGCAGAACCGTGTTTGGTTTACCAAACACCGTTCCTGCAAGTATCATACAGGGAGCCAGGCATTCTCAATTTGGAAACTTTATGTTAGATCTCCACTTAAACAAagtcaattccaattccaattccaattccaatccCAATCCCAATCAATTTTCCGCAGGAAATTTCTTAGAAAAGTCGCACCAGATCCGAGAAAACCAGCCCTCATTCCTTACAATGGCAACATCAGAAGAGAATGTTACTAAAAATAGTACGAGTACAAAAGTACCCTTCATGCTTTTCGGAAAACCTATCCTAACCGAGAAGCAAATGTCCGAGACCTCAGGTGATTCGACAAGGAGCACTTTGTCCGAAACCAACATTGAAAAGATGGGAGTTTTATCCGACAGTTCGTCTGAAGTTGGTTTTACCGGTCATGAAGATCACCACGGAACCAAGTTAGGATTGACAATCGGTCCGTGCAATAATGTCATGGATTCGGAAGAATTCGGCCGTAGTCTTAGTCTTTCTGCACTTGGGTCATATGAAGAGTTTTACAAGAAGTTAAAACAGCATGTTTGGCATGGTAAGGTCAGAGAGACAGAGCAATGTGCTCTTTAG